One segment of Comamonas thiooxydans DNA contains the following:
- the murD gene encoding UDP-N-acetylmuramoyl-L-alanine--D-glutamate ligase — MQDEDLKLDDQLLQPDVDAGEGAMQTQAPIADLQSILDGSMSEVIQEQAQEAPEMEAPAIIAKTLDAEPVPDISTLTAARDAAAFVAQIFADPSISDAADAEVTEVESQPEAGLEEVVELPPVPVHWPQGAAQHLQGQRVLILGLGISGIAMARWCVRAGADVTVADTREAPPYLPALQAELPGVRFVAGAFTAALVDGQSLSSVYRSPGLSPASVAPVFNAARSIGLPTGGELDLFAFALKGLREAHGYAPKVLGITGTNGKTTVTSLTGQLLEHGGLSVGVAGNIGPSLLDTLSGRIDAETLPQAWVLELSSFQLDDCRGFEPTAATVLNITQDHLDWHGGMQAYADAKAHVFGEQALMVLNREDPVVMAMLPAPVAVPGKRGKTFQRAHVTFGGDMPRRPGDFGLEVVNGMTWLVRAHEADETSKGKNADDLHIVRLMPADALRIRGRHNAINALSALALATGAGCTLAPLLYGLREYRGEPHRVQPVGRVGDVEYFDDSKGTNVGATVAALMGLGPDHRIVVILGGLGKGQDFTPLAAPVSRYVRAAVLIGQDAPQIREALGDTGVSLVDAASMQDAVQQAARLAHANDAVLLSPACASMDMFKDYADRAHQFVEAVRELALEAGQQLEDGA; from the coding sequence ATGCAAGACGAAGACCTCAAGCTCGACGATCAGCTTCTGCAGCCGGATGTGGATGCGGGAGAGGGTGCTATGCAAACGCAAGCGCCTATCGCTGATCTGCAAAGCATTTTAGATGGAAGTATGTCTGAAGTGATTCAGGAGCAAGCGCAAGAAGCTCCTGAAATGGAAGCGCCAGCCATCATCGCCAAGACGCTGGATGCCGAGCCGGTGCCCGATATCTCCACCTTGACGGCTGCCAGGGATGCGGCCGCCTTTGTGGCACAGATCTTTGCCGACCCCAGCATCTCCGATGCGGCCGATGCCGAAGTGACCGAAGTCGAGTCGCAGCCCGAAGCCGGGCTGGAAGAAGTGGTGGAGCTGCCACCTGTCCCCGTGCATTGGCCGCAAGGCGCAGCCCAGCACCTGCAGGGCCAGCGCGTGCTGATTCTGGGTCTGGGTATCTCGGGCATCGCCATGGCACGCTGGTGCGTGCGTGCCGGTGCCGACGTCACCGTGGCTGACACGCGCGAAGCCCCGCCCTATCTGCCTGCGCTGCAGGCCGAACTGCCCGGCGTGCGCTTTGTCGCCGGCGCATTCACGGCTGCTCTGGTCGATGGCCAGAGCCTGAGCTCCGTCTATCGTTCGCCGGGTCTGAGCCCGGCCAGCGTTGCTCCGGTCTTCAATGCCGCGCGCAGCATCGGCTTGCCCACGGGCGGCGAACTGGACCTGTTTGCCTTTGCGCTCAAGGGCCTGCGCGAAGCCCATGGCTATGCGCCCAAGGTGCTGGGCATCACCGGCACCAACGGCAAGACCACGGTCACCTCACTGACCGGTCAGCTGCTGGAGCATGGCGGATTGAGCGTGGGCGTGGCCGGCAATATCGGTCCTTCGCTGCTCGACACCCTGTCCGGTCGCATCGATGCCGAGACTCTGCCCCAAGCCTGGGTGCTGGAGCTGTCCAGCTTCCAGCTCGACGACTGCCGCGGCTTCGAGCCCACGGCAGCCACGGTGCTCAATATCACCCAGGACCATCTGGACTGGCATGGTGGCATGCAGGCCTATGCCGATGCCAAGGCCCATGTCTTTGGCGAACAGGCTCTGATGGTCCTCAACCGCGAAGACCCCGTCGTCATGGCCATGCTGCCCGCGCCCGTGGCGGTGCCCGGCAAGCGCGGTAAGACTTTCCAGCGTGCCCATGTCACCTTTGGCGGCGACATGCCGCGCCGCCCCGGCGACTTCGGTCTGGAGGTGGTCAACGGCATGACCTGGCTGGTGCGCGCCCATGAGGCCGACGAAACCAGCAAGGGCAAGAACGCAGACGATCTGCACATCGTGCGCCTGATGCCCGCCGATGCGCTGCGCATCCGCGGCCGCCACAACGCCATCAATGCGCTGTCGGCCCTGGCGCTGGCGACCGGCGCGGGATGCACGCTGGCACCGCTGCTCTACGGCCTGCGCGAATACCGGGGCGAGCCGCACCGCGTGCAGCCCGTGGGCCGGGTGGGCGATGTCGAATACTTTGACGACAGCAAGGGCACGAACGTGGGCGCCACCGTGGCAGCCCTCATGGGCCTGGGGCCGGACCACCGCATCGTGGTGATTCTGGGCGGTCTGGGCAAGGGCCAGGACTTCACGCCACTGGCCGCCCCCGTCTCGCGCTATGTGCGTGCGGCTGTGCTGATCGGCCAGGATGCGCCGCAGATTCGCGAGGCTCTGGGCGACACCGGCGTGAGCCTGGTCGATGCTGCAAGCATGCAGGACGCCGTGCAGCAGGCCGCGCGCCTGGCCCATGCCAATGATGCGGTGCTGCTCTCGCCGGCCTGTGCGAGCATGGACATGTTCAAGGACTACGCGGACCGCGCCCACCAGTTTGTGGAAGCGGTGCGCGAGCTGGCGCTGGAAGCCGGCCAGCAACTGGAGGACGGCGCATGA
- the mraY gene encoding phospho-N-acetylmuramoyl-pentapeptide-transferase, with product MLLMLAQWLQGISPEFGFLRVFQYLTLRAVLAAVTALLIGLIVGPRAIRMLTALKIGQPVRGYGMETHLVKSGTPTMGGVLILFSIAVSTLLWFDLSNRFVWIVLLVTLGFGAIGWVDDWRKVVNKDPEGMRSGEKYFWQSVIGLLAALYLVFCISENNNAEVFGLFISWVQSGFSMDLPPKAGLMVPFFKEVSYPLGVLGFIVMTYLVIVGASNAVNLTDGLDGLAIMPVIMVGTALGIFAYVTGNATYARYLLFPSIPGTGELMVFCGAMAGAGLAFLWFNAHPAQVFMGDVGALALGAALGTIAVIVRQEIVLAVMGGIFVAEAISVMLQVTYFKYTKKRYGEGRRLLKMAPLHHHFEKSGWKETQVVIRFWIITMLLCLLGLSTLKLR from the coding sequence ATGCTGCTGATGCTTGCTCAATGGCTGCAGGGTATCTCGCCGGAATTCGGCTTTCTGCGCGTCTTCCAGTATCTGACGCTGCGCGCCGTGCTGGCCGCCGTCACCGCCTTGCTGATCGGCCTGATCGTCGGTCCGAGGGCGATTCGCATGCTGACCGCACTCAAGATCGGCCAGCCCGTGCGCGGCTACGGCATGGAGACCCATCTGGTCAAAAGCGGCACGCCCACCATGGGCGGCGTGCTGATTCTGTTCTCGATTGCCGTGTCCACACTGCTGTGGTTTGACCTGTCCAACCGCTTTGTCTGGATCGTGCTGCTGGTCACGCTGGGCTTCGGTGCGATTGGCTGGGTGGACGACTGGCGCAAGGTCGTCAACAAGGACCCCGAGGGCATGCGCTCGGGCGAGAAGTATTTCTGGCAGTCCGTCATCGGCCTGCTGGCCGCCCTGTATCTGGTGTTCTGCATTTCCGAGAACAACAACGCCGAGGTTTTCGGCCTGTTCATCTCCTGGGTGCAGTCGGGCTTTTCCATGGACCTGCCGCCCAAGGCCGGCCTGATGGTGCCCTTCTTCAAGGAAGTCAGCTACCCGCTGGGCGTGCTGGGCTTCATCGTCATGACCTATCTGGTCATCGTGGGCGCCAGCAATGCCGTGAACCTGACCGACGGCCTCGACGGTCTGGCCATCATGCCCGTCATCATGGTGGGCACGGCCCTGGGCATCTTCGCCTATGTGACCGGTAACGCCACCTATGCGCGCTATCTGCTGTTTCCCAGCATCCCCGGCACGGGCGAGCTGATGGTGTTCTGCGGCGCCATGGCGGGCGCCGGTCTGGCATTTCTCTGGTTCAACGCACACCCCGCCCAGGTCTTCATGGGCGACGTGGGCGCGCTGGCGCTGGGTGCCGCTCTGGGCACGATTGCCGTGATCGTGCGCCAGGAAATCGTGCTGGCCGTGATGGGCGGCATCTTTGTCGCGGAAGCCATCTCGGTGATGCTGCAGGTGACTTACTTCAAGTACACCAAGAAGCGTTATGGCGAGGGCCGTCGTCTGCTGAAGATGGCGCCGCTGCACCACCACTTTGAAAAGAGCGGCTGGAAGGAGACTCAGGTCGTGATCCGCTTCTGGATCATCACCATGCTGCTGTGCCTGCTGGGCCTGTCCACCCTGAAGCTGAGGTAA
- the murF gene encoding UDP-N-acetylmuramoyl-tripeptide--D-alanyl-D-alanine ligase, whose product MMTLAKALELIQTHIPQARLVGNGQLELARVHTDTRTLQDGDLFVALKGERFDAHDFLPQAQAAGAVAAIASHGLEAAGMSGIEVPDTLLALGALARAWRAQFDLPLIAVTGSNGKTTVTQMIASILRAHVGAQGEAALATRGNFNNSIGMPLNLLRMTGAHRIAVLEMGMNHPGEIAELAAIGQPTVALVNNAQREHQEFMGTVEAVARENGSVLGFLPRDGVAIFPAGDEYTPLWTELSAGRPSLMFGEAADGAQVFACDVVWADGAWSFALNTPQGVAAVQLHIAGRHNVRNALAAAACAHAAGVSLAAIAQGLSGFEPVTGRSRALAVQINGQGVTVVDDTYNANPDSVAAAIAVLAELPAPQLLVLGDMGEVGDNGPQFHAEAGALAQQAGIAHFFALGDQSAFAASAFGSGAQHFDSMAALQQAVCAVLPKVGSVLVKGSRFMKMEQVVQSIEACADKKQGNCEEAACC is encoded by the coding sequence ATGATGACCCTGGCAAAAGCGCTGGAGCTGATCCAGACGCATATCCCCCAAGCCCGCCTGGTCGGCAACGGCCAGCTGGAGCTGGCACGCGTGCACACCGATACGCGCACGCTGCAGGACGGGGACTTGTTCGTGGCCCTGAAGGGCGAGCGTTTTGACGCCCATGATTTTCTGCCTCAGGCGCAGGCCGCCGGTGCCGTGGCGGCCATTGCCAGCCACGGGCTGGAAGCTGCGGGCATGTCCGGCATCGAAGTGCCGGATACGCTGCTGGCATTGGGTGCGCTGGCGAGGGCCTGGCGTGCGCAGTTCGATCTGCCGCTGATTGCCGTGACCGGCAGCAATGGCAAGACCACGGTCACGCAGATGATTGCCTCCATCCTGCGCGCGCACGTGGGCGCGCAGGGCGAGGCAGCGCTGGCCACGCGCGGCAATTTCAACAACTCCATCGGCATGCCGCTGAACCTGTTGCGCATGACGGGTGCGCATCGCATTGCGGTGCTGGAGATGGGCATGAACCACCCCGGCGAGATTGCCGAGCTGGCTGCCATCGGCCAGCCCACGGTGGCTCTGGTCAACAACGCCCAGCGCGAACACCAGGAGTTCATGGGGACGGTGGAAGCCGTGGCGCGTGAGAACGGCTCGGTGCTGGGCTTTCTGCCCCGGGACGGCGTGGCCATCTTCCCCGCTGGGGATGAATACACGCCGCTGTGGACCGAGCTGAGTGCCGGTCGCCCCAGCCTGATGTTTGGCGAGGCCGCTGATGGGGCTCAGGTTTTTGCCTGCGATGTGGTCTGGGCCGACGGAGCCTGGAGTTTTGCGCTGAATACCCCGCAAGGCGTGGCTGCCGTGCAGCTGCATATTGCCGGCCGCCACAATGTGCGCAATGCACTGGCCGCTGCTGCCTGTGCCCATGCCGCCGGCGTGTCTCTGGCGGCCATTGCGCAGGGACTGTCCGGTTTCGAACCCGTGACGGGGCGCTCGCGCGCGCTGGCTGTGCAGATCAATGGTCAAGGCGTTACGGTGGTCGATGACACCTATAACGCCAACCCCGATTCCGTGGCTGCTGCCATTGCCGTGCTGGCCGAGCTGCCCGCACCGCAGTTGCTGGTGCTGGGCGACATGGGGGAGGTCGGCGATAACGGCCCGCAGTTCCATGCCGAGGCCGGCGCCCTGGCGCAGCAGGCTGGTATTGCCCATTTTTTTGCTCTGGGTGACCAGAGCGCGTTTGCGGCCTCTGCCTTTGGCAGTGGAGCTCAGCATTTTGATAGCATGGCCGCCCTTCAGCAGGCGGTGTGCGCAGTTTTACCCAAGGTAGGTAGCGTGTTGGTCAAGGGTTCGCGGTTCATGAAGATGGAGCAAGTGGTGCAGAGCATTGAGGCCTGCGCAGACAAGAAACAGGGCAACTGCGAGGAGGCCGCATGCTGCTGA
- a CDS encoding UDP-N-acetylmuramoyl-L-alanyl-D-glutamate--2,6-diaminopimelate ligase, with protein sequence MSTPIQILNNAAEAVAWLRSRVQGDLQTDSRKVKAGDAFVAWPGAATDGRAYVGKALEQGAAAVLVEAEGLQAFDLSGDRIAALKDLKAATGLIADQWFAHPSGELDVLAVTGTNGKTTTAWWLAHALSKVTLNTRTGCALVGTLGVGVPPALESTGMTTPDPVLLQRAFRSYADQGLAACAIEASSIGIVEHRLDGSKIRVALFTNFTQDHLDYHGSMDAYWQAKAQLFDWPGLPAAVVNIDDAHGARLWARLQGRAMDVWSVSIQGPARLQAKDIGLGDEGLSFTVLEAGHSLRMNTRLVGQYNVSNLLGVLAALRCLGLTLEEAVAACAHLEPVPGRMQQIVKPGLPLVAVDYAHTPDALEKALRALQPAVRQRQGKLWCVFGCGGDRDNSKRPLMGQAAQANADGVFVTSDNPRSEVPESIIDQILAGMQAGETLHVQADRAAAIAQAIARADARDVVLIAGKGHEDYQETKGVRHPFSDMAEAQKALAAREGKIRS encoded by the coding sequence ATGAGCACCCCCATTCAAATCCTGAACAATGCAGCCGAGGCCGTTGCCTGGCTGCGCAGTCGCGTGCAGGGTGACCTGCAGACCGATAGTCGCAAGGTCAAGGCAGGCGATGCCTTTGTCGCCTGGCCCGGAGCAGCCACTGATGGCCGAGCCTATGTGGGCAAGGCTCTGGAGCAGGGCGCCGCCGCCGTGCTGGTGGAGGCCGAAGGCTTGCAGGCCTTCGATCTGAGCGGCGACCGTATTGCCGCGCTCAAGGATCTGAAGGCCGCGACGGGACTGATTGCCGACCAATGGTTTGCACATCCCAGTGGCGAGCTCGACGTGCTGGCCGTGACCGGCACCAATGGCAAGACCACCACCGCCTGGTGGCTGGCGCATGCGCTCTCGAAAGTGACGCTGAATACGCGCACCGGTTGCGCGCTGGTCGGCACCCTGGGTGTGGGCGTTCCGCCTGCGCTGGAGTCGACGGGCATGACCACGCCGGACCCGGTGTTGCTGCAGCGCGCGTTCCGCAGCTACGCCGACCAGGGTCTTGCCGCCTGTGCCATCGAGGCATCGTCCATCGGCATCGTCGAGCACCGTCTGGACGGCAGCAAGATTCGCGTGGCGCTGTTCACCAATTTCACGCAGGACCACCTGGACTATCACGGCAGCATGGATGCCTACTGGCAGGCCAAGGCCCAGCTGTTCGACTGGCCCGGCCTGCCAGCGGCTGTGGTCAATATCGACGACGCGCATGGCGCCAGGCTCTGGGCCAGGCTGCAAGGCCGCGCCATGGATGTGTGGAGCGTTTCCATCCAGGGGCCGGCGCGCCTGCAGGCCAAGGACATCGGTCTGGGCGACGAGGGCCTGAGCTTTACCGTGCTGGAAGCCGGTCACAGTCTGCGCATGAACACGCGTCTGGTCGGCCAGTACAACGTCTCCAATCTGCTGGGGGTGCTGGCCGCCCTGCGTTGCCTGGGTCTGACGCTGGAAGAGGCTGTGGCTGCCTGCGCCCATCTGGAGCCCGTGCCCGGTCGCATGCAGCAGATCGTCAAGCCCGGCCTGCCTCTGGTGGCCGTGGACTATGCCCACACCCCCGATGCGCTGGAAAAAGCCCTGCGCGCCCTGCAGCCTGCAGTGCGCCAGCGCCAGGGCAAGCTGTGGTGCGTGTTCGGCTGCGGCGGTGACAGGGACAACAGCAAGCGCCCGTTGATGGGACAGGCCGCCCAGGCGAATGCCGACGGCGTTTTCGTCACCAGCGACAACCCGCGCAGCGAAGTGCCCGAAAGCATCATCGACCAGATTCTGGCCGGCATGCAGGCGGGCGAGACATTGCATGTTCAGGCCGACCGCGCGGCGGCCATTGCCCAAGCCATTGCCCGTGCCGATGCGCGCGATGTGGTGCTGATTGCCGGCAAGGGACATGAGGACTATCAGGAGACGAAGGGCGTGCGCCATCCGTTCTCCGACATGGCTGAGGCGCAGAAGGCGCTCGCAGCCCGCGAAGGAAAGATTCGGTCATGA
- a CDS encoding penicillin-binding protein 2 produces the protein MTRSVLYTTSPLLASKTPLWRSKFIVAALALGFVGLGARAAYVQVFGNDFFKRQGLVRFARTLELPANRGRLLDRNGLILASSVPAASIWAIPEDVDLKDPEVQQKLKEVARLMDMPLRSLMEKLDVEDKTFVWVKRQLDWDVGQKIVALNIKGIYNRKEYKRQYPEGESAAHIVGFTNVEDHGQEGMELAFDKELAGKAGSRRVIKDRLGRVVEGVGDEVPPQDGQDIQLSIDSKVQYYAYQKLKQQVESQKAKAGSVVVMDAHTGELLALANYPSYDPGHRKNLTGEQLRNRALTDTFEPGSTMKPITIATALELKRVKPSTIIDTSPGRYTVTGSTITDTHNYGALTVEGVIQKSSNVGATKVAQRLSPQEMWEYFSALGFGQKPQIQFPGAVSGRLRAWKTWKPIEQATMSYGYGLSASLFQMARSYTVFSNDGNVIPSTILKTNEPPVGVRVISKENAEAVLHMLRLAAGPGGTGQKAQAEGYTIGGKSGTARKQVGKSYAAGKYRAWFTGIAPIDKPRIIVAVMVDEPTAGSYYGGTVAGPVFADVVQQTLRFMGVQPDKEVKPQIVAAPAEEPVL, from the coding sequence ATGACACGCAGCGTGCTCTATACCACCAGCCCTTTGCTGGCTTCGAAAACACCGCTGTGGCGCAGCAAGTTCATCGTGGCTGCGCTGGCGCTGGGTTTTGTGGGCCTGGGCGCGCGTGCTGCCTATGTACAGGTCTTCGGCAACGACTTCTTCAAGCGTCAGGGTCTGGTGCGCTTTGCGCGTACCCTGGAGCTACCAGCCAATCGTGGCCGTTTGCTGGATCGCAACGGCCTGATTCTTGCGTCCAGCGTGCCAGCGGCCAGTATCTGGGCCATTCCCGAGGACGTGGATCTGAAGGACCCTGAGGTCCAGCAAAAGCTCAAGGAAGTGGCGCGCCTCATGGACATGCCGCTGCGCTCCCTGATGGAGAAGCTGGATGTCGAGGACAAGACCTTTGTCTGGGTCAAGCGTCAGCTGGACTGGGATGTGGGTCAGAAGATCGTGGCGCTCAATATCAAGGGCATCTACAACCGCAAGGAATACAAGCGCCAATATCCCGAAGGGGAGTCTGCGGCGCATATCGTGGGCTTCACCAATGTGGAAGACCATGGTCAGGAAGGCATGGAGCTGGCGTTCGATAAGGAACTAGCCGGCAAGGCTGGCTCGCGTCGTGTGATCAAGGATCGTCTGGGCCGCGTGGTGGAGGGCGTGGGCGATGAAGTGCCACCGCAGGATGGGCAAGATATTCAGTTGTCCATCGACAGCAAGGTCCAGTACTACGCCTACCAGAAGCTCAAGCAGCAGGTGGAGTCGCAAAAGGCCAAGGCCGGCAGCGTGGTGGTGATGGATGCACACACCGGCGAGCTGCTGGCCCTGGCGAACTATCCCAGCTATGACCCCGGCCATCGCAAGAACCTGACGGGCGAGCAGCTGCGCAATCGCGCACTGACCGACACCTTCGAGCCCGGCTCGACCATGAAGCCCATCACCATTGCCACGGCACTGGAGCTCAAGCGCGTCAAGCCGTCCACCATCATCGATACCTCGCCCGGCCGCTATACGGTGACGGGTTCCACCATCACCGACACGCACAACTACGGCGCGCTGACGGTGGAGGGCGTGATCCAGAAGTCCAGCAACGTGGGTGCGACCAAGGTCGCGCAAAGGCTTTCGCCCCAGGAGATGTGGGAGTACTTCAGCGCCCTGGGCTTTGGCCAGAAGCCGCAGATTCAGTTTCCGGGCGCGGTCTCGGGTCGTCTGCGTGCCTGGAAGACCTGGAAGCCTATCGAGCAGGCCACCATGTCCTATGGCTATGGCCTGTCGGCATCGCTGTTCCAGATGGCGCGCTCCTACACCGTGTTCTCCAACGACGGCAATGTCATTCCCTCGACGATTCTGAAAACGAACGAGCCTCCTGTGGGCGTGCGTGTGATCTCCAAGGAAAACGCCGAGGCGGTGCTGCACATGCTGCGTCTTGCTGCCGGCCCAGGCGGCACCGGCCAGAAGGCTCAGGCCGAGGGCTACACCATCGGCGGCAAGTCGGGCACTGCCCGCAAGCAGGTGGGCAAGAGCTATGCCGCAGGCAAGTACCGGGCCTGGTTCACGGGCATTGCTCCCATCGACAAGCCGCGCATCATCGTGGCCGTGATGGTGGACGAACCGACGGCAGGTTCCTACTACGGTGGCACGGTGGCCGGTCCGGTGTTTGCGGACGTGGTTCAGCAGACATTGCGTTTCATGGGCGTTCAGCCCGACAAGGAAGTCAAGCCTCAGATCGTGGCTGCACCCGCTGAGGAGCCTGTGCTATGA
- the ftsL gene encoding cell division protein FtsL translates to MLRINLLLLLAVMTSAIFLVHTQYESRRLFTELDRAEAEARRLATDQLRLQVEKRAQATPQRIETMAREKLQMKQASQAITQYVHETAAGTAQ, encoded by the coding sequence ATGCTGCGCATAAACCTGCTGCTGCTGCTGGCGGTCATGACCAGCGCCATTTTTCTGGTGCATACCCAGTATGAGTCGCGTCGCCTGTTCACCGAACTGGACCGCGCCGAGGCCGAGGCGCGTCGTCTGGCGACCGACCAGCTGCGGCTGCAGGTGGAAAAGCGTGCTCAGGCCACGCCCCAGCGCATCGAGACCATGGCGCGCGAAAAGCTGCAGATGAAGCAGGCTTCTCAGGCCATTACGCAGTACGTGCATGAAACGGCTGCAGGAACTGCGCAATGA
- the rsmH gene encoding 16S rRNA (cytosine(1402)-N(4))-methyltransferase RsmH, translated as MNQPLQHITVLLDEAVDALLGGAAEPPAGQWVDATFGRGGHSRLILQRLGPDGRLIAFDKDPDAIAEAARITDARFSIRHEGFRHLGELPEGSVQGVLMDLGVSSPQIDNPDRGFSFRFDGPLDMRMDTTRGQSVAEWLEDAEVQQIAEVIRDYGEERFAGPIAKAIVARRESQGPLRTTAELAQLVAGAVKTREAGQNPATRTFQALRIFINAELQELEQALEASLRVLAPGGRLAVISFHSLEDRIVKQFIAKHSKEVYDRRAPFAPPTPMRLKALERIKPSAAEVDANPRSRSAVMRVAERTEVPA; from the coding sequence GTGAATCAGCCGTTGCAACATATCACCGTCTTGCTGGATGAGGCCGTGGACGCCCTGCTGGGTGGTGCCGCCGAGCCGCCCGCCGGCCAGTGGGTCGATGCGACGTTCGGTCGAGGCGGTCATTCCCGGCTCATTTTGCAAAGGCTCGGGCCGGACGGGCGCTTGATCGCGTTCGACAAAGACCCGGACGCAATTGCTGAGGCGGCGCGCATCACCGATGCGCGTTTTTCGATTCGGCATGAAGGATTTCGCCATCTGGGCGAACTGCCCGAAGGCAGTGTGCAGGGCGTGTTGATGGACCTGGGGGTGAGCTCGCCCCAGATCGACAACCCGGACCGGGGCTTCAGCTTCCGCTTTGACGGCCCCCTCGACATGCGCATGGACACCACGCGTGGTCAGAGCGTGGCCGAGTGGCTCGAAGATGCGGAAGTGCAGCAGATTGCGGAGGTGATACGTGACTACGGCGAAGAACGGTTTGCTGGCCCCATTGCAAAGGCGATTGTTGCTCGGCGCGAAAGCCAGGGCCCATTACGCACCACTGCCGAGCTGGCCCAACTCGTGGCTGGCGCGGTCAAGACCCGCGAGGCTGGGCAAAACCCGGCAACACGGACCTTCCAGGCTCTTCGGATTTTCATCAATGCCGAACTTCAGGAGCTTGAGCAAGCGCTAGAAGCCAGTCTGCGCGTGCTGGCTCCCGGCGGCCGTCTGGCCGTGATCAGCTTCCATTCGCTGGAAGATCGCATCGTCAAGCAGTTCATTGCCAAGCATTCCAAGGAGGTCTACGACCGCCGTGCACCGTTTGCGCCTCCCACGCCCATGCGTCTGAAGGCGCTGGAGCGCATCAAGCCCAGTGCTGCCGAGGTGGATGCCAATCCCCGTTCGCGTTCCGCCGTGATGCGCGTCGCCGAGCGCACCGAGGTGCCTGCATGA
- the mraZ gene encoding division/cell wall cluster transcriptional repressor MraZ: MFQGASSLNLDGKGRLSVPTRHRDALLSLAEGQVTFTKHPDGCLLLFPRPEWLQFRERVAQLPITAQWWKRIFLGNAMDAEMDATGRLLISPELREATGLTKEVLMLGMGAHFEVWDKATYEMREAEARQQPMPAAFQDFVL, from the coding sequence GTGTTTCAAGGGGCGTCTTCGCTGAATCTCGATGGAAAGGGGCGGCTCTCAGTGCCGACCCGGCATCGTGACGCCCTTTTGTCCTTGGCGGAGGGGCAGGTCACTTTCACCAAGCATCCCGATGGCTGTCTGTTGCTGTTTCCGCGCCCCGAGTGGCTGCAGTTTCGCGAACGCGTCGCGCAACTGCCGATCACGGCTCAGTGGTGGAAGCGGATTTTTCTGGGCAATGCCATGGATGCGGAGATGGATGCAACCGGTCGGCTGCTGATTTCGCCCGAGTTGCGTGAGGCCACAGGTCTGACCAAAGAGGTCTTGATGCTGGGTATGGGGGCGCATTTCGAGGTCTGGGACAAGGCCACTTATGAAATGCGCGAAGCGGAAGCGCGCCAGCAACCGATGCCGGCGGCTTTCCAGGATTTTGTTTTGTAG